A region of Carassius auratus strain Wakin chromosome 41, ASM336829v1, whole genome shotgun sequence DNA encodes the following proteins:
- the LOC113059099 gene encoding TYRO protein tyrosine kinase-binding protein, translating into MRRILYLMVPMNGLLADFVEGNQDCTSCYQLDTGVAFGIITCDIILTLLIALSVYCFFSHQKRRGSLHTHARCCGSGKARTHQPSMKTKTIEMESPYQELYGVQSDIYSDLQQYRK; encoded by the exons ATGAGAAGGATTCTATACCTGATGGTCCCCATGAACGGACTACTCG CTGACTTCGTTGAGGGGAATCAAG ACTGCACTTCATGTTACCAGTTGGACACAGGAGTGGCTTTTGGGATCATCACTTGTGACATCATCCTCACACTCCTCATTGCTCTCTCAGTCTATTGTTTCTTTTCCCATCAGAAAAGACGAGGCAGTTTACATACACACGCCAGATGCTGTGGGTCAG GTAAAGCAAGAACTCACCAGCCATCGATGAAGACAAAGACAATTGAAATGGAATCACCTTATCAG GAGCTTTATGGAGTCCAGTCAGACATATACAGTGATCTTCAGCAGTATCGGAAATGA
- the LOC113059091 gene encoding protein FAM84B-like: MGNQVEKLTHLNYNELPTTDPNGFDIEDDTPRIGVSYIFSADDDEQEDNLDETEKEDVKHYDCRNELECAVYYRDECIYDRNSRFGEVGTLSWENLANKCKPGDLVEFVAIGQYPHWAICVDDQQVVHLHRNEIKCDFIFDASQGKRGRVVNELYKFSALSPDVVVQTAMEQVGIKERDICWKNSECFAAWCRFGKREFKSGGEIRIGKQPYKMKMQLSEKKSHVLDFQSLEDLIMEKRRNDQMGREAVIQELENHLNCTEDTENDHSCN; encoded by the coding sequence ATGGGGAATCAAGTGGAGAAACTTACCCATTTGAATTACAATGAATTACCTACCACTGACCCTAATGGATTCGACATAGAGGACGACACTCCACGGATCGGCGTGTCTTATATTTTCTCTGCTGACGACGACGAGCAGGAGGACAACCTCGATGAGACAGAAAAGGAAGATGTTAAACATTACGACTGCCGCAATGAATTAGAATGCGCGGTATATTATCGCGACGAGTGCATATATGACAGGAATAGCAGGTTCGGTGAAGTGGGAACCCTGTCGTGGGAGAACTTGGCGAATAAATGCAAACCCGGTGACCTGGTGGAGTTTGTGGCTATCGGTCAGTACCCGCACTGGGCCATTTGTGTTGACGACCAACAGGTGGTTCATTTGCACAGAAACGAGATTAAATGCGACTTTATTTTCGATGCCAGTCAGGGCAAAAGAGGCAGAGTTGTGAACGAGCTGTATAAGTTTAGCGCGCTGAGCCCGGATGTTGTGGTGCAGACTGCCATGGAGCAGGTGGGGATCAAAGAGCGAGACATTTGCTGGAAGAACTCTGAATGCTTCGCTGCCTGGTGCAGGTTTGGCAAACGCGAGTTTAAAAGTGGAGGCGAGATACGAATCGGGAAGCAGCCGTACAAGATGAAAATGCAGCTGTCGGAGAAGAAAAGTCACGTTTTGGACTTTCAAAGTTTAGAGGACTTGATCATGGAAAAGAGGAGAAACGACCAAATGGGAAGGGAAGCCGTTATTCAGGAACTGGAGAATCATTTAAATTGCACAGAAGACACTGAGAATGATCACAGTTGTAACTGA
- the LOC113059074 gene encoding kelch-like protein 38 isoform X1 yields the protein MCFKSAETSLDDPISEVLHFKDKDLTSTLLLELNTLRKDRILTDVVFCSEGKEIPCHRNVLVSSSPYFYAMFCSSFLETQKPQINLQGVPYDILMSIVEYVYTGSISITMELVLPLMQAASMLQYGRLFEACSTFLQSQLSPDNCLSMIRLSEILHCSSLQEKARELAVKSFSDVVVSQDFCELSLPELVSYLEDDRLCVEEEQVFETLLAWIHHDPFSRCGSIHDLFRRVRLRHVHPSYLFQFIANDPLVQSSSLCTEIIESVRRLLFSVGTHCPGDLEPLWAAPRRQNCKEALVVVGGRKNGERTSRDALLYDEQSHCWQWLAKVPLRLYRPAYICMHSILYVLGGLTMSAGGQYTPSNTVYTLSLKTNQWRMGKPMVKPRYAHQSSTYLHFIFVLGGLTADGQLSSEVERYDTMFSQWESMAPMPTAVLHPAVAAHNQRIYVFGGEDAMQKPVRMIQVYNIGRNMWYRMETRMVKNICAPAAVIDDKIYIVGGYTRRMVAYDIKTNRFEKCENMKARKMHHSASVVNDKIYVTGGRFINSHESVEDSDSFDCYNPKTDSWLSMGTLPFKLFDHGSVPLVYLSDKFLPT from the exons ATGTGCTTCAAATCAGCTGAGACAAG CTTGGATGATCCAATATCAGAAGTCCTGCATTTCAAGGACAAAGACCTGACTTCTACTCTCCTCCTGGAACTGAACACCTTAAGGAAGGACCGAATTCTTACTGATGTTGTGTTTTGCTCTGAGGGCAAAGAGATCCCATGTCACCGCAATGTTCTGGTGTCCAGCAGCCCCTACTTCTACGCTATGTTTTGCAGCAGCTTCCTGGAGACCCAGAAGCCCCAGATAAACCTCCAAGGTGTTCCTTATGACATCCTTATGAGTATTGTGGAGTATGTTTACACAGGGTCCATCAGCATCACCATGGAGCTGGTTCTCCCTCTGATGCAAGCTGCCTCTATGCTACAATATGGAAGACTTTTTGAGGCCTGCTCCACTTTCCTGCAGTCCCAGCTCAGTCCAGACAACTGCCTGAGCATGATCCGGCTCTCAGAAATCCTGCATTGCTCAAGCTTGCAGGAGAAAGCAAGAGAGCTGGCCGTGAAGAGCTTCTCAGATGTGGTCGTCTCTCAGGACTTCTGCGAGCTCTCGCTACCAGAACTGGTGAGCTACTTGGAAGACGACAGACTCTGCGTTGAAGAAGAGCAAGTATTTGAGACTCTTCTAGCTTGGATCCACCACGACCCGTTCTCCAGGTGTGGCTCCATCCACGACTTGTTCCGCCGTGTGAGGCTGAGACACGTCCACCCTTCATATCTTTTCCAATTTATCGCCAACGACCCTCTAGTCCAGTCATCGTCTTTATGCACAGAAATTATCGAATCTGTTCGTCGTCTGCTCTTTTCCGTTGGCACTCATTGCCCTGGTGATCTTGAGCCCCTGTGGGCCGCGCCGCGCCGTCAAAACTGCAAGGAGGCTCTTGTAGTTGTAGGAGGTCGTAAAAATGGCGAGCGGACGTCTCGTGATGCGCTGCTCTATGACGAGCAATCTCACTGCTGGCAGTGGCTTGCAAAAGTCCCTTTGCGGCTCTACCGACCTGCTTATATCTGCATGCACAGCATCCTTTACGTTCTGGGTGGCTTAACCATGAGTGCAGGAGGCCAGTACACACCCAGCAACACGGTTTACACGCTTTCTCTCAAAACAAACCAGTGGAGAATGGGAAAACCCATGGTGAAGCCTCGATACGCCCATCAGAGCTCCACTTACCTCCATTTCATTTTTGTACTGGGTGGATTGACGGCTGATGGACAGCTGTCCAGTGAGGTAGAGCGTTACGACACCATGTTTAGCCAATGGGAGTCCATGGCCCCCATGCCCACTGCAGTCCTGCACCCAGCTGTAGCTGCACATAACCAGAGAATATATGTGTTTGGTGGAGAAGACGCCATGCAGAAACCTGTTCGAATGATCCAG GTGTACAACATAGGAAGGAATATGTGGTATAGAATGGAAACCAGGATGGTAAAGAACATCTGTGCACCAGCTGCGGTGATTGACGATAAAATCTACATCGTAGGCG GCTATACAAGAAGAATGGTAGCCTACGATATTAAAACCAACAGgtttgaaaaatgtgaaaatatgaagGCCAGGAAGATGCATCACTCCGCTTCTGTGGTCAATGACAAGATCTATGTCACTGGGGGCCGTTTCATTAACAGCCACGAGAGTGTGGAAGATTCAGACAGCTTTGACTGCTACAACCCGAAGACAGACTCGTGGCTGTCAATGGGAACACTGCCATTCAAGCTATTTGACCATGGCTCAGTACCTCTGGTCTATCTCTCTGATAAGTTTCTGCCTACATGA
- the LOC113059074 gene encoding kelch-like protein 38 isoform X2, with product MFCSSFLETQKPQINLQGVPYDILMSIVEYVYTGSISITMELVLPLMQAASMLQYGRLFEACSTFLQSQLSPDNCLSMIRLSEILHCSSLQEKARELAVKSFSDVVVSQDFCELSLPELVSYLEDDRLCVEEEQVFETLLAWIHHDPFSRCGSIHDLFRRVRLRHVHPSYLFQFIANDPLVQSSSLCTEIIESVRRLLFSVGTHCPGDLEPLWAAPRRQNCKEALVVVGGRKNGERTSRDALLYDEQSHCWQWLAKVPLRLYRPAYICMHSILYVLGGLTMSAGGQYTPSNTVYTLSLKTNQWRMGKPMVKPRYAHQSSTYLHFIFVLGGLTADGQLSSEVERYDTMFSQWESMAPMPTAVLHPAVAAHNQRIYVFGGEDAMQKPVRMIQVYNIGRNMWYRMETRMVKNICAPAAVIDDKIYIVGGYTRRMVAYDIKTNRFEKCENMKARKMHHSASVVNDKIYVTGGRFINSHESVEDSDSFDCYNPKTDSWLSMGTLPFKLFDHGSVPLVYLSDKFLPT from the exons ATGTTTTGCAGCAGCTTCCTGGAGACCCAGAAGCCCCAGATAAACCTCCAAGGTGTTCCTTATGACATCCTTATGAGTATTGTGGAGTATGTTTACACAGGGTCCATCAGCATCACCATGGAGCTGGTTCTCCCTCTGATGCAAGCTGCCTCTATGCTACAATATGGAAGACTTTTTGAGGCCTGCTCCACTTTCCTGCAGTCCCAGCTCAGTCCAGACAACTGCCTGAGCATGATCCGGCTCTCAGAAATCCTGCATTGCTCAAGCTTGCAGGAGAAAGCAAGAGAGCTGGCCGTGAAGAGCTTCTCAGATGTGGTCGTCTCTCAGGACTTCTGCGAGCTCTCGCTACCAGAACTGGTGAGCTACTTGGAAGACGACAGACTCTGCGTTGAAGAAGAGCAAGTATTTGAGACTCTTCTAGCTTGGATCCACCACGACCCGTTCTCCAGGTGTGGCTCCATCCACGACTTGTTCCGCCGTGTGAGGCTGAGACACGTCCACCCTTCATATCTTTTCCAATTTATCGCCAACGACCCTCTAGTCCAGTCATCGTCTTTATGCACAGAAATTATCGAATCTGTTCGTCGTCTGCTCTTTTCCGTTGGCACTCATTGCCCTGGTGATCTTGAGCCCCTGTGGGCCGCGCCGCGCCGTCAAAACTGCAAGGAGGCTCTTGTAGTTGTAGGAGGTCGTAAAAATGGCGAGCGGACGTCTCGTGATGCGCTGCTCTATGACGAGCAATCTCACTGCTGGCAGTGGCTTGCAAAAGTCCCTTTGCGGCTCTACCGACCTGCTTATATCTGCATGCACAGCATCCTTTACGTTCTGGGTGGCTTAACCATGAGTGCAGGAGGCCAGTACACACCCAGCAACACGGTTTACACGCTTTCTCTCAAAACAAACCAGTGGAGAATGGGAAAACCCATGGTGAAGCCTCGATACGCCCATCAGAGCTCCACTTACCTCCATTTCATTTTTGTACTGGGTGGATTGACGGCTGATGGACAGCTGTCCAGTGAGGTAGAGCGTTACGACACCATGTTTAGCCAATGGGAGTCCATGGCCCCCATGCCCACTGCAGTCCTGCACCCAGCTGTAGCTGCACATAACCAGAGAATATATGTGTTTGGTGGAGAAGACGCCATGCAGAAACCTGTTCGAATGATCCAG GTGTACAACATAGGAAGGAATATGTGGTATAGAATGGAAACCAGGATGGTAAAGAACATCTGTGCACCAGCTGCGGTGATTGACGATAAAATCTACATCGTAGGCG GCTATACAAGAAGAATGGTAGCCTACGATATTAAAACCAACAGgtttgaaaaatgtgaaaatatgaagGCCAGGAAGATGCATCACTCCGCTTCTGTGGTCAATGACAAGATCTATGTCACTGGGGGCCGTTTCATTAACAGCCACGAGAGTGTGGAAGATTCAGACAGCTTTGACTGCTACAACCCGAAGACAGACTCGTGGCTGTCAATGGGAACACTGCCATTCAAGCTATTTGACCATGGCTCAGTACCTCTGGTCTATCTCTCTGATAAGTTTCTGCCTACATGA